Proteins co-encoded in one Oncorhynchus kisutch isolate 150728-3 linkage group LG1, Okis_V2, whole genome shotgun sequence genomic window:
- the pgap4 gene encoding post-GPI attachment to proteins factor 4, protein MPRWKALASQHLRWSSPVAQGLVLCIITFGIILPLCCHRLLYSYYYIKSMYLNDMSDQFLAESYERGQEALEFWEASRSTTGSAGFSNIVKGSELLITVVTARRTEGKEFHYLLQVMQRLVSLLRGCGEGRRCAEVLVCDVESGPLDNEDAALLESQFLVVRRSLEEQWKNQAHVNTFEREKRDYVYCLRKGWELASPKNLMVLEDDALPRADFFAVIQDLLSRRFALHTLYVKLYHPERLQRYWNPEPYRILEWVGLGLVGATALLLILSHGTPFSFSLSTTHLLFLTLYIMVAVELAGRHYLLEVRRFSPQLYAVSPATECCTPAMLFPGNSSLRAAEYLDGSFCIKGNAKDMVLYQMARTITGERAHSIEPNLVSHIGAFSSVRANPSRPRLL, encoded by the coding sequence ATGCCTCGGTGGAAAGCTCTGGCGAGCCAGCATTTACGGTGGTCCAGCCCTGTTGCCCAAGGACTAGTTTTATGTATCATAACGTTTGGCATCATACTGCCGTTGTGCTGCCACAGGCTACTCTATTCCTACTACTACATTAAATCAATGTACTTGAATGACATGAGCGATCAGTTTCTAGCGGAGAGCTACGAGAGAGGGCAGGAGGCTTTGGAATTCTGGGAGGCATCACGGTCTACCACTGGGTCGGCTGGCTTTTCCAACATCGTCAAGGGATCCGAGCTGTTGATCACTGTGGTAACGGCCAGGCGAACGGAGGGCAAGGAATTTCACTACCTGCTTCAAGTGATGCAGCGGCTGGTTTCCCTCCTGAGAGGATGCGGCGAGGGGCGGCGTTGCGCTGAAGTGCTGGTGTGTGATGTGGAAAGCGGTCCCCTGGACAACGAGGATGCGGCGCTACTGGAGAGCCAGTTCTTGGTGGTGCGGAGGTCCCTGGAGGAGCAGTGGAAGAACCAGGCTCACGTCAACACCtttgagagggagaagagggactaTGTCTACTGTCTGCGCAAAGGATGGGAGCTGGCAAGCCCCAAAAACTTGATGGTCCTTGAGGACGACGCATTACCCAGGGCGGACTTCTTTGCCGTGATCCAAGATTTACTCTCGCGGCGCTTCGCCCTCCACACCCTCTACGTCAAGCTCTACCACCCGGAGAGGCTGCAGCGCTACTGGAACCCCGAACCCTACCGCATCCTGGAATGGGTGGGACTTGGACTAGTTGGGGCTACCGCACTCCTCCTAATCCTTAGTCACGGTacacctttctctttctccctctccaccacccacctcctcttcctcactttgTACATCATGGTCGCCGTAGAGCTGGCCGGTCGGCATTACCTACTCGAGGTACGGCGCTTCTCGCCGCAGCTCTACGCCGTGTCCCCGGCGACCGAGTGCTGCACACCTGCCATGCTATTTCCGGGTAACTCATCCCTCAGGGCGGCAGAGTACCTGGATGGATCATTCTGCATCAAGGGCAATGCTAAGGACATGGTTCTGTATCAGATGGCTCGGACTATAACCGGAGAGAGAGCGCACAGCATAGAGCCCAACCTGGTCTCCCACATCGGGGCTTTCTCCTCAGTCAGGGCCAACCCATCCAGGCCTAGACTTCTTTGA
- the LOC109896427 gene encoding alpha-(1,3)-fucosyltransferase 9 — protein sequence MECRNDVSSRSEYSTSTNLLTGAKMLSSIYLTGVIRVILVSIISLGGFVVLFLMHYSSAPSLFCPPLPAFPPQYSERPQGQHNSSLAKTLPDKPIMLLWFWPEHYRFDLSDCATLFNIDSCLLTDDRSIYNKADGVLIFHKSIKQDLSNLPRSPRPPFQKWIWFHVESPTNTNRLSGLENLFNLTLSYRQDADIPIRWRLTARKGQGEDFVLPKKDKLVCWIVSNNNPATGSGQRYNYYRELLKHVKVEVFGKAFGRFLNYEDYYDTISSCKFYLSFENSVHRDYITEKLNGPLASGTVPVVLGPPRQNYEDFVPGDSFIHVNDFPDVKALAEFLLKLDKDDEAYLHYFQWHEHFSAQRHLIQQYQEFTHAICYACDHVGTHKEYRVVHNLYKWYFG from the exons ATGGAGTGTAGGAATGACGTCAGCAGCCGTTCTGAATACAGCACGAGTACAAACCTCTTGACCG GAGCAAAAATGCTGTCTAGCATTTACCTAACTGGAGTTATACGTGTCATTCTGGTATCGATTATTAGTTTAGGAGGATTTGTGGTGCTGTTTTTAATGCATTACAGCTCAGCACCATCTCTGTTCTGCCCTCCCCTGCCTGCTTTCCCACCGCAGTACTCAGAGAGACCCCAAGGCCAGCACAACAGCTCCTTGGCTAAGACCCTACCAGACAAGCCCATTATGCTGTTGTGGTTCTGGCCTGAACACTACAGGTTTGACTTAAGCGATTGCGCCACTCTCTTCAACATTGATAGCTGTCTCCTGACTGATGACAGGTCTATATACAACAAGGCAGACGGGGTGCTCATCTTTCACAAATCCATCAAGCAAGATTTATCCAACTTGCCTCGATCACCCAGGCCACCATTCCAGAAGTGGATCTGGTTCCATGTTGAATCCCCTACAAACACAAACAGGCTATCTGGTCTAGAGAACCTTTTCAATTTGACCTTGAGTTACAGGCAGGACGCAGACATCCCTATTCGTTGGCGCTTGACCGCAAGAAAAGGCCAGGGGGAGGATTTTGTGCTGCCCAAAAAAGATAAATTAGTTTGCTGGATTGTGAGTAACAATAACCCTGCCACTGGATCAGGCCAAAGGTATAACTATTACAGAGAACTTCTCAAACACGTTAAGGTGGAAGTCTTTGGCAAGGCCTTTGGCCGTTTCTTGAACTATGAGGACTACTATGATACCATCTCCAGCTGTAAGTTTTACCTTTCCTTTGAGAACTCAGTTCACAGAGACTACATCACTGAGAAGCTAAACGGACCACTTGCATCAGGAACTGTACCAGTAGTATTGGGCCCACCTAGACAAAACTATGAGGACTTTGTCCCAGGAGATTCCTTCATCCATGTTAATGACTTTCCAGATGTGAAAGCCCTGGCAGAATTCCTCCTGAAGTTAGACAAGGATGATGAGGCATATCTGCACTACTTTCAGTGGCATGAACACTTTTCTGCTCAACGCCATCTAATTCAACAGTATCAAGAGTTCACCCATGCTATTTGTTATGCCTGTGACCATGTGGGAACACATAAGGAGTACAGAGTTGTTCACAATCTTTACAAATGGTATTTTGGTTAA